Below is a window of Candidatus Poribacteria bacterium DNA.
CGACGTGTTGCCACTCCTCAAGAGCGACCTTCCCGTTACAAACACTTCCCGAGCCGCCAACGCTCAGATGCAGACATTCGCTGGGGAATTCAGTGTAGAAACTGTAGGAACGTGGTCCGTTACTCTTCGCAACGATGCCCTGCCACCGTTGTCCGCCTGGTCCCTGGTGGCGTTCGGTATTAATCCAAGCCATGACAGTGACGCTCTCATCAACAGTAAGGATCTCTTCATGTGGGACCACAACCCAGTCGCTTTCACCGTTGAGTTGTAGTGCCTTTCCGAATTTGCCCTCAACATGCTTCGGGTCGCCTACGATTTCTCCATCGTTCCCATAGAGTGAATGATCAATAGCAGTTTCGCCATCAATTTCATCGAAAGAGAAATAAAGGATCATCGAATCCTCTGGTTCGTTTAACGCGTAGGCAAAAGATGCCGTAAACGCGACAAGTGTTAGCATTATAAATAGGGTTTTCATTTTTCCTCCGTGGAAAACCTGCCTTAAGCAGGCGTATTTTTTAAAATTGACTAACGTATCGGAACGATCTGACTCCCTTCAACCGCCAGAAACCTACGATTGACGGGGAGGTGTGTCTCCCGGTCAATGAGTCCGCTGACCGCTTTACCAACGCCAAAATGGGCGCATAGGTCGTGGAAGGAGAGATAACTCCCGCCACTCTGTACCTCCCAATATTGGACGTGTGTTCCCGTGACGACTTTAATCTTGGCACCAATCCCAGAGCGGTTGCTTTTTTCTCCGACGACTTGGATCTGTATCCAATTGTTTCGATTCCCGACTGCGTTTTGGAGTAGATCTGGTCGTTGGTTGCAATTGGTAACAAGGATATCAAGGTCACCGTCGTTGTCGTAATCGCCGATAGCCGCACCACGACTCACCTTTTCCAGTGCCAAGCCATCCGTCTCTGATATGACAGTGGCGAATCTGCCATCGCCTAAATTCCTGAACAACAGATTCCTCTGCGGATAGGTCACATGCTTCTCAAGCCGGTTGATGTTGTCCATCAAATGCCCATTGGCGACAAAGAGGTCTTGGTATCCATCGTTGTCGTAATCAAAAAACTTGATACCCCATCCCAGATAGCCGTGTGTTACTTCTGCGATCCCTGATGTAATCGTATTGTCGGTAAAAAAGGTGCCATCATGATTATGATAAACGGTATTAGTTTCCGTCTGGTAGTTGCTGACGGTAAGGTCGAGCCACCCGTCGTTGTCATAGTCCCCGAAATCGGTACCCATACCGGCTTCCTCTTTACCCATATCATTATAGCACACACCTGAAATTAATGCAACTTCCGAAAAATTACGCAAAAAATTGTCGCTACCGTTGTTTTGAAACAAAAAGTTTGGATCCTGATCGTTCGCGACGTAAAGGTCGGTATCGCCATCGGCATCGTAATCGGCGAACGCTACACCTAACCCGTGCTGCGGAATTAGATTCGAGGGTCGGAACAATGCCGACACATCGGTGAAGGTCCCATCTCCATTATTCTTGTAGAAGGTATCGTGAACCGCTGGATACGCGTGCGGACCGCAATAAACGTGAACCCCGCGTTCTTCACACCGAATGTCGTTCTCTGGCGTATACGCGGCGTAATTCGCTACATAGAGGTCCAAGTGTCCATCGTTATCAACATCAGCAAACGCACAACTGGTGCCCCAGTTTGAATTGCCAATTTGGGCGTGTGTCGTCACATCTGTGAAGGTTCCGTCGCCATTATTCCGATAGAGTTGATCTTCACCGAAGTTGGTAACGTATAAATCTATGTCGCCATCGTTATCGTAATCACCGACAGCGGCACCAGTGCCGTAGGCACGACTTCCGACACCCGCCTTGGCGGTG
It encodes the following:
- a CDS encoding LamG domain-containing protein is translated as MKTLFIMLTLVAFTASFAYALNEPEDSMILYFSFDEIDGETAIDHSLYGNDGEIVGDPKHVEGKFGKALQLNGESDWVVVPHEEILTVDESVTVMAWINTERHQGPGGQRWQGIVAKSNGPRSYSFYTEFPSECLHLSVGGSGSVCNGKVALEEWQHVVAQVDDGTHRYWINGENVGEFGGKPPPPGKADTAEVLVGKTHEGQREFLGLIDEVRIWNRALSEEEVIEQMESGHFELFAVDPRQKLATTWGHLKTSQR
- a CDS encoding CRTAC1 family protein, with the protein product MNRIPSVYLLLAFTLISFQYCTIALAEPIFVDVTESAGITFQHTDGRSGLRLFNEFLGSGGGFFDYDGDGDLDIYLVNGAVQTENEQGQTPHNVLYRNNGDGTFTDVTAKAGVGSRAYGTGAAVGDYDNDGDIDLYVTNFGEDQLYRNNGDGTFTDVTTHAQIGNSNWGTSCAFADVDNDGHLDLYVANYAAYTPENDIRCEERGVHVYCGPHAYPAVHDTFYKNNGDGTFTDVSALFRPSNLIPQHGLGVAFADYDADGDTDLYVANDQDPNFLFQNNGSDNFLRNFSEVALISGVCYNDMGKEEAGMGTDFGDYDNDGWLDLTVSNYQTETNTVYHNHDGTFFTDNTITSGIAEVTHGYLGWGIKFFDYDNDGYQDLFVANGHLMDNINRLEKHVTYPQRNLLFRNLGDGRFATVISETDGLALEKVSRGAAIGDYDNDGDLDILVTNCNQRPDLLQNAVGNRNNWIQIQVVGEKSNRSGIGAKIKVVTGTHVQYWEVQSGGSYLSFHDLCAHFGVGKAVSGLIDRETHLPVNRRFLAVEGSQIVPIR